In the Astatotilapia calliptera chromosome 5, fAstCal1.2, whole genome shotgun sequence genome, one interval contains:
- the LOC113021876 gene encoding granzyme B-like: MFALQSFAVIYALTFLGQNVLGSEIINGQIAPDNEMLYMASVLDNRGYHICGGFLVSENLVMTAAHCDVNPRYVVLGNHHLRSDTDKSVIQIADKYKHPYYRKVGSGYDIMLLKLPTLVQPNKTIQFIRLPLREMTLKENEKCQVAGWGKINTYGNVVDDLRVVDVSVIGPQVCQNAWAQKVPGYKLPPNVICAGGYNTNKGFCQGDSGGPLVYKGMAVGIVSYNKAIGENLGQCDYPDVPNVYTDISKYVNWFRRILQGGKS, from the exons ATGTTTGCTCTGCAGTCATTTGCGGTCATTTATGCGCTGACATTCCTCGGGCAAAATG TCCTCGGAAGTGAAATTATAAATGGGCAAATAGCCCCAGACAACGAAATGCTGTATATGGCATCAGTGCTGGATAACAGAGGCTACCATATTTGTGGAGGATTTCTTGTGTCTGAGAACCTTGTAATGACTGCTGCACACTGCGATGT gAATCCTAGGTACGTAGTCCTTGGTAACCACCATCTGAGGAGTGATACTGATAAGAGTGTGATACAGATTGCCGACAAATACAAACACCCATATTATCGGAAAGTTGGCTCTGGATACGACATCATGCTTTTAAAA CTGCCTACACTTGtccaaccaaacaaaacaattcaATTCATTCGACTTCCCCTCCGTGAAATGACATTAAAGGAAAATGAGAAGTGCCAAGTGGCTGGATGGGGTAAGATAAACACTTACGGTAATGTTGTTGATGACCTGAGAGTGGTGGATGTGTCTGTCATCGGCCCACAAGTCTGCCAGAATGCTTGGGCTCAAAAGGTTCCTGGATACAAGCTTCCTCCCAATGTTATCTGTGCAGGTGGATACAACACAAATAAAGGATTCTGTCAG GGTGATTCTGGTGGCCCTCTGGTCTACAAGGGAATGGCTGTCGGTATTGTTTCTTACAACAAGGCGATTGGTGAAAACTTGGGACAGTGTGACTATCCGGATGTCCCCAATGTCTATACAGATATCTCAAAATACGTTAACTGGTTCAGGAGGATTCTCCAGGGGGGAAAAAGTTAA